A window of Vogesella indigofera genomic DNA:
GACCAGATTCGGGTTGGCCAGGTACTTCTCGGCGCGTTCGAACATCGGCTGCTGCTCGCGCACCACCGCCTCGATCACCGGCTGCTTGCACTCCAGGCAGCCGATGCCGGCGCTGGTACAGCCGGCCTTCACCCACTGCTTGGTATCGTCGCCGCTGTACACCTCGTGCAGTTGCCACACCGGGCACTTGTCCGGATTGCCGGCGTCGGTGCGGCGCACGCGGGCCGGGTCGGTCGGCATCGCGCGGATCTTCTTGCTGACCTCTTCCGGCGTCTCGCGCATGGTGATGGTGTTCTTGTACGACTTGGACATCTTGTTGCCGTCCAGCCCCGGCATCTTCGACGCCGCGGTCAGCAGGGCCTCGCTCTCCGGCAGGATGATCTTGCCCTTGTTTTCCAGATAGCCCTGCAGCCGCTCGCGGTCGCTGTTGCCCAGGTTCTGGCTGGCGGCTAGCAGCTCGCGCGCCGCCAGCAGCGCCTCGCCGTCGCCGTCCTGCAGGTAGCGGGTACGCAGCTGCTCGAACTGCTTGCCGGCCTTGCCGATCTTCTTCACCGCCGCGCGCGCCAGCTCCTCGAAGTTCGGCTCGCGGCCGTACAGGTTATTGAAGCGGCGCGCCACTTCGCGCGTCAGCTCGATGTGCGGCACCTGGTCTTCGCCGACCGGCACCAGCCCGGCCTTGTACACCAGGATGTCGGCGGCCTGCAGCAGCGGATAGCCGAGGAAGCCGTAGGTGGCCAGATCCTTGTGGTTCAGCTTGTCCATCTGGTCCTTGTAGGTCGGCACCCGTTCCAGCCAGCCCAGCGGCGTCACCATCGACAGCGCCAGGTGCAGCTCGGCGTGCTGCGGCACCTTGGACTGGATGAAGATGGTGGCCTGCTCCGGATCGACACCCGAGGCCAGCCAGTCGATCACCATTTCCCAGATCGACTTCTCGATGATGGCGACTTCGTCGTAGTTGGTGGTCAGCGCGTGCCAGTCGGCGACCATGAAGTAGCAGTCGTGGCGGGTTTGCAGCTCGACCCAGTTCTTGATCACGCCGTGGTAGTGGCCCAGATGCAGGCTGCCCGTCGGGCGCATGCCGGAAAGAATGCGGTTGGCAAACATGGTGTGTCGGGTTCCGTGAGTGACAGGTTAAGGCTCAGAGCAAAAAGCCGAGCAGCTCGTAAACCATGGTGGTAAAGGGACGCAGGATCGGGGACAGCAGGCCGGTAAACACCAGCGCCAGCAGGATCCACATGCCGTACGGCTCCAGACGCGAGAAGTTGTAGGCCAGCCGGCGCGGCAGCAGGCTCTCCACGATGCGGCCGCCGTCCAGCGGCAGGATGGGCATCAGGTTGAGCACCATCAGCACCACGTTGATGCCGATGCCGGCCTGGCTCATCAGCGCCAGCGGCCGGCTGTAGTCGTTGTCCATCACGATGGCCAGCTTGAGCAGCAGCACCCACAGGATCGCCATCAGCAGGTTGGCCGCAGGCCCGGCGGCGGCGACCCAACGCATGCCGACACGCGGATTGCGCAGCGCGCCGAAATTGACCGGCACCGGCTTGGCCCAGCCGAACAGGAAACCCCCGATCACCAGCGACAGCAGCGGCAGCAGCACGGTGCCGACCGGGTCGATGTGTTTCAGCGGGTTGAGCGTCATGCGCCCCATCATGTAGGCGGTGGCGTCGCCAAAGCGCTTGGCGGCGTAGGCGTGGGCGGCTTCGTGCAGGGTGATCGCCAGCAGCACCGGCAGTGCGTAGATGGCGATCTTCTGGATCAGGTTCAGTTCTTCCAAGAGGGTTTCCTTGTCGGGTTACAGGCCCAGCAGTGCCGGGTCGCCCTTGCCGCGGCGGATCAGCTCGATGCCGTCGGTCATGTCGATCACGGTGGTCGGCTCGGTACCGCACCAGCCACCATCGATCACCAGATCGACCAGATGTTCCAGCCGCTCGCGGATTTCGTAGGGATCGGTCAGCGCCTCGGCGTCACCGGGCAGCAGCAGGGTACAGGACAGGATAGGCTCGCCCAGTTCCGCCAGCAGCGCCAGCGTCACCGGATGGTCCGGCACGCGCAGGCCGATGGTGGCGCGCTTGGGGTGCAGCGTGCGCTTGGGCACCTCGCGGCTGGCCTGCAGGATGAAGGTGAAGCTGCCCGGCGTCGCCGCCTTCAGCTGGCGGAACTGCGCATTGTCCACCCGCGCGTAGTTGGCCAGCGCCGACAGGTCGGCGCAGACCAGGGTCAGGTGGTGCTTGAGGTCGAGCTGGCGGATGGCCAGCAGCCGCTCCATCGCCTTCTTGTCGCCGAGGTGGCAGCCCAGCGCGTAACAGGAGTCGGTGGGATATACCACCACCCCGCCCTCGCGGATGATCTTGGCCGCCTCGCGGATCAGCCGCGCCTGCGGCGTTTCCGGGTGGATCATGAAAAATTGCGACATCGGCTACTCCTCAACGTTGGCCGCAGCGCGGTGGATGCGTGGCGCCAGCGCCTGCCAGATCGGCTGGCAGATCGGCGGCAGGTCAGTGGT
This region includes:
- a CDS encoding tryptophan--tRNA ligase: MFANRILSGMRPTGSLHLGHYHGVIKNWVELQTRHDCYFMVADWHALTTNYDEVAIIEKSIWEMVIDWLASGVDPEQATIFIQSKVPQHAELHLALSMVTPLGWLERVPTYKDQMDKLNHKDLATYGFLGYPLLQAADILVYKAGLVPVGEDQVPHIELTREVARRFNNLYGREPNFEELARAAVKKIGKAGKQFEQLRTRYLQDGDGEALLAARELLAASQNLGNSDRERLQGYLENKGKIILPESEALLTAASKMPGLDGNKMSKSYKNTITMRETPEEVSKKIRAMPTDPARVRRTDAGNPDKCPVWQLHEVYSGDDTKQWVKAGCTSAGIGCLECKQPVIEAVVREQQPMFERAEKYLANPNLVKEIVFEGCHKAELVARETMKEVREAMGLGY
- a CDS encoding L-threonylcarbamoyladenylate synthase; protein product: MSQFFMIHPETPQARLIREAAKIIREGGVVVYPTDSCYALGCHLGDKKAMERLLAIRQLDLKHHLTLVCADLSALANYARVDNAQFRQLKAATPGSFTFILQASREVPKRTLHPKRATIGLRVPDHPVTLALLAELGEPILSCTLLLPGDAEALTDPYEIRERLEHLVDLVIDGGWCGTEPTTVIDMTDGIELIRRGKGDPALLGL
- a CDS encoding site-2 protease family protein, with the translated sequence MEELNLIQKIAIYALPVLLAITLHEAAHAYAAKRFGDATAYMMGRMTLNPLKHIDPVGTVLLPLLSLVIGGFLFGWAKPVPVNFGALRNPRVGMRWVAAAGPAANLLMAILWVLLLKLAIVMDNDYSRPLALMSQAGIGINVVLMVLNLMPILPLDGGRIVESLLPRRLAYNFSRLEPYGMWILLALVFTGLLSPILRPFTTMVYELLGFLL